In the genome of Cyanobacteriota bacterium, the window CAAAAGTTCTTTCAGGGCAGCTTTGCCTACTTATCTAAAGTGCGATCGGCTGTCAATATCCCCTTGTTGTGCAAAGAATTTGTGATTTACCCGTATCAAATCTATATGGCACGGGTCAATGGAGCCGATGCCATTCTATTGATTGCTGCCATTCTTTCAGATCAGGATTTACGATATTTTCTCAAAATTATTCGCAGTTTGACGATGACTGCTTTGATTGAAGTGCATACCTTGGAAGAGCTAGATCGAGTAATAGCGCTTGATGACCTACAACTAGTAGGTATCAACAACCGCAATCTAGAGGATTTTTCTGTCAGCTTAGAAACCACTCAGCAACTATTAGCTGCACGCGCACAGATACTGCGCGATCGCAACATTCTAGTCGTGAGCGAGTCTGGTATTCACACGAGGGCTGACATCACTACAGTTGCTAGTGCTGGGGCTGGGGCTGTCTTAATTGGTGAATCTCTGATGCGACAACCCAACCCTGGAGAGGCGCTGTCTGCGTTATTTGGCTAGTCTAGGTATGATATTGTCAACTGTTTAGGATCCAGAGCTAATCCCATGGAACCAATTCCATTGCCATCTCGTATCCACTATGAGTTGTTACTTCAATTACTAGAACGACAAACCCTGTCAGTTATTAAACCAGGCTCACCCCATTACAACTACGTCCAAACCTTGATTGTGACGTTGCGTAAGGCATTGAGTCAGCATAAAAACTTAGAAGAGTCTCTAGAGAGAGCAAAGCTTCCTATTGACTATCGCTGGTCCTTAAATGCTAATCATGTAGAACTAACAGTAGGAGTCAGTCCGCCTACAAATCAAGCAGAGTAGGGAATCTGGAGTAGTTGAGTTGACTACATAAAAGTTTAAGAAATTTAAAGTTACCATAGAGGCGACTAACACCAAAACGCTGAGGTTTTATGGGTGTCAATGCTCTGTGCACGGAAGTTCAACT includes:
- the trpC gene encoding indole-3-glycerol phosphate synthase TrpC, whose amino-acid sequence is MQIRRRSPGPSVSVLDLEFQVAVPDAEPRNILEKIIWQKELEVEQWRERMPLADLRRKVMEMPACRDFLGALRCSDRRPAVIAEIKKASPSKGVIREDFDPVAIAQAYETHGAACLSVLTDQKFFQGSFAYLSKVRSAVNIPLLCKEFVIYPYQIYMARVNGADAILLIAAILSDQDLRYFLKIIRSLTMTALIEVHTLEELDRVIALDDLQLVGINNRNLEDFSVSLETTQQLLAARAQILRDRNILVVSESGIHTRADITTVASAGAGAVLIGESLMRQPNPGEALSALFG
- a CDS encoding DUF5340 domain-containing protein, which gives rise to MEPIPLPSRIHYELLLQLLERQTLSVIKPGSPHYNYVQTLIVTLRKALSQHKNLEESLERAKLPIDYRWSLNANHVELTVGVSPPTNQAE